The region GCCAAATCATATTTCTTAGTATATACTAATAGAAATTGATTTATATTAAAGGAGTATATTATGTTATTAAATTTATTATCATTCTTAGCCGAAACTAAGCCCGAAAATAAAAATGGCTGGGTGACTTGGGTATTTCTAGGCGTTGTTGTTGTGTTAATGGTGGTTTTACTTATCGTTCCGCAACGCAAGCAAAAGAAACAACGTGAACAAATGGTAGCTAAGCTTAAAGTTGGTTCGTCAATTACAACTATCGGCGGTATTATTGGCACAGTGCTTGATATCAATGAAACAAATGGCGATATGGTAATTGAAACAGGTATTGACGGTTCTAAAACTACAATGAAAGTTGTAAAAGGCGCTCTTTACCAAGTTAATCCCGACGTAAGCGAAATCAACAAAGAGGGAGAACTTCCCAAGCAAGAAGACACAGTTGACGAGATAAAATAATTTAATTAGTTTTATTCATAAACAATCGAACCTCCACATAGTATTTACTATACTGTTTGGAGGTTTTCTTATGTCGCAGAATGTTATAAGTTGCAAACGCAATCTACTTAGCGAATCGTTAAAAGCAGGGTTGTTCTCCTTTATTATATGTACTTTTTTAGTATTGTTACTGGCTTTAATAGTTAAGTTAACACAAATGTCCTCAAACGCTTTGCCTATTATCAATCAAGTTATCAAAGGCGTAAGCGTAATAGCGGGTACTATTATTGGAATACGAGGTAGCAAAGGACTATATAAAGGGGCGCTTGGCGCAATTCTTTTCGTAATATTTACCACAATTATTTTTGCTTTACTAGGCGGTAAATTTGACTGGAAACAAATTGGGCTTGATGTAATTATGTGCGTGCTACTTGGCGGAGTCGTAGGCGCTATTCGTTCAAATAAGACAAGTAAAGAATAATATATCATAGGCGATTTACCCATTTAAATTTAATTTGTAGCAAGTTTACAAGGAAGATAAGCTTATCTTCCTTGTTTTTTTATGATAAATTTACCTAAAAAAGCTAGAAGAACGCAACAAAATCTTAAAATCAATTGACTTAATTGACATTTGATATTATACTTTACAAGTTAGTTATTTTATAAGCATTAAGGAGTAAACTTATGTCAAAAACAAAATCTGTTGTTCTTTTTACAATCATAATTGCAGTAATGTTGTTTTTAACTGTTTTTGCCGTGATACCCGAATTTCATATTGGCAGAAATATTTATCAATCGCCGATTACCGTACTTCCCAAAGGTCAAGATATTTACAAAGGTCTATACACCGATTTCAAAATCACTAGACCGGGTGGAATGACCGACGAAGCTTTCAATGAGTCAAAAGATAAGACTATATCTATACTTAGAAAAAGACTGGGAGATTATAACCTTAGCGACGCAATAATCTTGTCAAACGACGATGTTTATGCGATAAGACTGCCTACTTCGTTAAACGCTAAAATGGCAACCGGCGTTTTTGCGCAAAGAGGTTTGTTTGCTATTTCTACTACTGATAATCTTAACGACCCATCTAAAATAATAATATCTAATGCGCATTTATCTTCGATTGATACTGGGTTTTCCCAACAAGCAAATAAATTCTACATTTCCCTTAACCTTACAAAAGCAGGTAAAGCGGCAGTCGAGAGCGCCACAATGTTTGCTTCTTCGTCAAACAAAATTAATTTGACGCTTTTCCTTGATGGCGAGAAATTATATTCTGTGCCGGTCGAAGCGCCAATGTCGTATGATGTTTTAACTATTCCCTCAGATAACGAAGAGAATACCAAACTAATTAAGGCAGTATTGTCTTATGGAATTCTTCCTATAAGTTTGACTGTTGAAGAAGGCACGTTTATTGCTCCTGCGTTTGATACTGACGTTGTTATGTGGCTTATGATATCACTGGTTGTATTTATTGTTGCAATCTTTGTTTCACTATCCATCGTTTATGGCGTAGTCGGGCTAGCTAGCGCTTTATCCTTGGTAGTTTCTCTCTTAGCTACGCTTGCCTTATTAACTTTTGCTTACACTCCCGAATTTACTATAAGCGGAATTTTTGCCGTAGTATTTGGAATAGCCTTATTTACAGTTTGTTCGGTCAACTTCTTGCAAAAGACTAAGTCAATCGCTTTAACAATCGACGAACCCAATATGCAAAAGAGAATGTTTATCGCAACCGGTAGGGCAAGAAAACTTACCGATATGACAACGGTTAAAATTTGCAGTTTATGCGTTCTTTCCGCCGTTGTTTTAGCTTTCTTTGGTTACGGCACGTTTAGAATATTTGGCGTAGTCCTAGCCTATATGTCGCTTGCAACTTTGTTATGCAATTTGTTTGTAACAAGACCTCTTGCATACTTGCTTATCAATATTACAAACTGTCGCAAATGTCTGGCTCTACCTAAAAGCGAGGAGGTAAAATAATATGAAAAACAAATTAATTATCATTTCGGTTATATTTGCGCTTGTTATCATACTCGGCGTTGTTAGTATTTTTGTAACTGATATCGGCGGTATCGATTTTAGCAAAGGGAATAGCCTTGTTATTACAAATAAGCTATATAACGAACAAGGATTTGAAGATTATATCAAAAAATTAGACGCCGAATTTGCAACTTTGGGCGTAAAACCTCAATCTAAGCAATTATTAAACAACGCTTACGATGAAGTTTTGGGTGTTTCTTACGAATTCTACGCATTAAATCAAGAACAACTTAAAGCTATCGGTACTTCGGCTACTAACGACAACGTAATAGTTAAATCACTAGCTATTGACGGTAGCGCTAGCAAACAAAAATTAGTAATGGCTTCAATAGGCGTTGGCGTGTTATTAGTTATACAATTTTTATATTACCTAATATTTAATAAATCTACTAATGGCGTAAGAAGCGGACTTGTAGCTACTTGTTTAACTTTACTTGCTGTTATTTTTGCTTGCGGAATTGCCCTTACCCTTTGTCTAATCGGTATTAAATTTGCAGTTTTAACAGCTATGGGTATTTTTGGCGTAGCTTTTGTTAGCATTTTTACAAATGCCTACATTTTTTCAAAACTTAATATTATTGCAAAACAAAATGTAAAGAATGTTAGAGAGCATAAAGACCTTGTTTCTTATTCGCAGGCTATTGCAGAGAGCAGAACGCCTCTTACGGCTGTTTATATGTTCTTATCGGTTGCCTTAGTAATATTAGGCGCTATCGGTATGTTCTCGCTACTAAGCGTTGTTGTTACCGCTCTACTAGGAATTTATTTTGCCGGCGCAACAAGCTATATGTTTTTATTACCTCTTTGGGAAAAAAACCAAGCTAAATAAAACCTAACAATTATTACAGCCTACCTGCAACGGTTAGGCTGTTTTTTGGTATTTAAATGAAAAATAATTTTTGTCAAAAATGTGAATATAATCAACAAGATGTCGAATTCTTTTGTCAAAGGGGCGTAGATACAGCCTTTGCTAAGATTTTGTCATCTCGTGGCGTCGATTGCAAAAATTTTGACAAATTTTTTAATTTCGATTTTTCCAACTTTTACAATCCTTTTTTAATGAATAATATGGATAAAGCCGTCGAGCAAATCAAAGAGGTTATGCTTAACAACCAATCTATATTAATTTATGGCGATTATGACGCTGACGGAATTACCGCAAGTAGTATTTTAAAGTTATTTTTTGAAGATAATGGCGTTTATTGCAAGTGCATTATTCCTAGCAGAGCCGATGGATACGGACTTCACGTTGAAAATATTAGAGAGGCATTTGAAAAAACTCGTTATAATCTTGTAATCACGGTTGACTGTGGTATATCTAATAAGATTGAGGCAGGGCAAATACTTAGCGAATTTAATACAAAATTAATCATAACCGACCACCACGAATTGCCCGCTGAACTACCCGATTGTCTTTGTGTTAATCCAAAGATGGGCTATCCTTTCGCTAATCTATCCGGCGCAGGCGTTGCCTTTAAAATTGTTCAAGCCATAGCGGGAATTGAGGTCGCATCAACTTACGCCGACCTTGCCTGCGTAGGAACAATAGCCGATATGATGCCTCTTGTAGACGAGAATAGAGATATTGTAAAATTAGGACTTGCTAATTTTAATCACAAAGGATTAGTTATTCTATCTGCAAATTCTCAAAACAACAAAAATCAAGTGACCGCAAGCGATATCGCATTGAGAATTGCGCCAAAAATTAACGCTGCCGGTAGACTTGGCAATGTCGAACTTGCCTTAAATTTACTTTCAGACCGTCACTATATGAATAAAAATACGGCTGAAATGCTTACCGACCTTAACCAACAACGCAAAGATTTGTTAGAACAACTTTTGCAAAGCGCCGAAAGTAAAATAATTAAAGATGATTTTTTACAAGATAAACTAATATATATCTACGACGACAACTGGTGTAGCGGAATT is a window of Clostridia bacterium DNA encoding:
- the yajC gene encoding preprotein translocase subunit YajC, which codes for MLLNLLSFLAETKPENKNGWVTWVFLGVVVVLMVVLLIVPQRKQKKQREQMVAKLKVGSSITTIGGIIGTVLDINETNGDMVIETGIDGSKTTMKVVKGALYQVNPDVSEINKEGELPKQEDTVDEIK
- a CDS encoding TIGR04086 family membrane protein produces the protein MSQNVISCKRNLLSESLKAGLFSFIICTFLVLLLALIVKLTQMSSNALPIINQVIKGVSVIAGTIIGIRGSKGLYKGALGAILFVIFTTIIFALLGGKFDWKQIGLDVIMCVLLGGVVGAIRSNKTSKE